A stretch of Helicobacter pylori DNA encodes these proteins:
- a CDS encoding class I SAM-dependent DNA methyltransferase translates to MICFTRIPLKDFIKKYNPPTPTKETIENFEKEINSLLENAPRQDDEEFQKNEINKFLKNTYGYDCNTYEKVDSAIYVDGEVQVLIEVKALNKKTEFPKNKENPLSKAFCQMVLYFLEEREKEKNNSLKHTIICNAHEFFLFDCKDLLFLKEDKRIKKLHKDCAKKEGTDSSTKRFYSDLEEYLKKDFKGELRYTHFNLSNYDPKELPLIYQVLSQEVLLKQKKTLDANTLNKDFYEELLYILGLEEQNDKGKILIKPSRTQNSLSDALKKKYKNLDDEEVMALLIAWNNRILFLRLLESLLISFNHFEKSFLTTENFKDFNDLNTLFFEVLAKKNNERLPEIKEDKILRKIPYLNSSLFDKTPLESKGYEIKLLNNEPLEIYPKSVLKKDKDYQKEKALPLLEYFFKFLRLYKFTTTPKDIKDNTDTSESCLINPSVLGLVFEKLNGYKEGSFYTPSFITSYMCKESITPIVLDKFNQKYNIECEKLKELKNYLKNSYKEDKRKEYLNTLLTLRVCDPAVGSGHFLVSALNEMVWIAYKLGLIASLYRHELRLENDEIIIHTPTGEVFNYKKPHSENDPHHQIQKELFNLKKDIIENCLFGVDINPNSCEITKLRLWIELLKYSYYIFEKGKNTNALETLPNIDINIKCGNSLISRFDFKQSLTHYPNIKEKTQQYKKLVKNYKEGLFDDKTRLSNQIKDLLKTFQNFCLNDKYKKEIKAFVTQCEEYRKLYGNYFAKDDADLGAFISENPFPKHENISDNEEIQQQAYQYFLKLKQTYNMIYNFNNSLEWRFEFPEVLDDEGNFLGFDCIIGNPPYIRQEHIKDLKPLLEKQYHDFYNSTADIYTYFFALSFHLLKEKGFSTFITSNKYARAKYGAKLREWLLKKTTIVSYMELNALKVFESAAVDTSIIHFIKQTPPKESDFKYYEPTPNDKENLKNTPHIPMKQNALSTESFIFANATLLDLRDKIESIGTPLKDWGIQINYGIKTGCNEAFIIPTEKRDAILNACKTQEERECTEGLIKPILRGKDIKRYSYEWAHLWVIFIPWHFPNTNNPKNMEENEQDFSIHYPIIYAHLLSHKDKLLKRNKDETGKRYEWYCLQRWAASYYQDFEKEKIVYPCIMAKEPCFVYEEKGFYAPAPANIITGDKTEIKYLTALLNSKCIYFAMRKFYMGGGIEGELKTNNLEKIPIPKITTKNQELADKITDCAERILKLKEKDPKANTQELEKEIDALVYQLYHLTDEEIKIIEDGQ, encoded by the coding sequence ATGATTTGTTTCACTCGTATCCCACTCAAGGATTTCATTAAAAAATACAATCCTCCAACACCCACAAAAGAAACTATAGAAAATTTTGAAAAAGAAATAAACAGCTTATTAGAAAACGCGCCAAGACAAGATGATGAAGAATTTCAAAAAAATGAAATCAATAAGTTTTTAAAAAATACCTATGGCTATGACTGCAATACCTATGAAAAAGTGGATAGCGCGATCTATGTGGATGGGGAAGTCCAAGTGCTTATTGAAGTCAAAGCTCTAAATAAAAAGACAGAATTCCCTAAAAACAAAGAAAACCCACTCAGTAAGGCCTTTTGTCAAATGGTTTTGTATTTTTTAGAAGAGAGAGAAAAAGAAAAAAACAATTCCCTAAAACACACCATTATTTGCAATGCACATGAATTTTTTCTCTTTGATTGTAAGGATTTGCTCTTTTTAAAAGAAGATAAACGCATCAAAAAACTCCATAAAGATTGCGCTAAAAAAGAAGGCACAGACTCTAGCACCAAAAGATTCTACAGCGATTTAGAGGAATATTTAAAAAAGGATTTTAAAGGCGAACTCCGCTACACTCACTTTAATTTGAGCAACTATGATCCTAAAGAACTCCCTTTGATTTATCAAGTTTTAAGCCAAGAAGTCCTTTTAAAACAAAAGAAAACCCTTGACGCTAACACGCTTAACAAAGATTTTTATGAAGAATTGCTTTACATTTTAGGGTTAGAAGAGCAAAATGATAAAGGGAAAATTTTAATCAAGCCCAGCCGCACCCAAAACTCCCTAAGCGATGCTTTAAAAAAGAAATACAAAAATTTAGACGATGAAGAAGTCATGGCGTTGCTCATCGCTTGGAATAACCGCATCTTGTTTTTACGGCTTTTAGAAAGCCTTTTAATTTCTTTTAACCATTTTGAAAAATCTTTTTTAACCACAGAAAACTTTAAAGATTTCAACGATCTAAATACCCTCTTTTTTGAAGTCCTAGCCAAGAAAAATAACGAGCGTTTACCAGAAATTAAAGAAGACAAGATTTTAAGAAAAATCCCTTATTTGAATTCCAGTTTGTTTGATAAAACGCCTTTAGAATCAAAGGGGTATGAAATCAAATTACTCAATAACGAGCCTTTAGAGATTTATCCTAAATCCGTTCTCAAAAAAGATAAAGACTACCAAAAAGAAAAAGCTTTGCCATTGCTGGAATACTTTTTTAAATTTTTGCGCCTTTATAAATTCACCACCACCCCTAAAGACATTAAAGATAATACCGATACTAGCGAAAGCTGTTTGATTAACCCTAGCGTTTTAGGGCTTGTTTTTGAAAAACTCAACGGCTATAAAGAGGGGAGTTTTTATACCCCAAGCTTTATTACAAGCTACATGTGTAAAGAGAGTATCACGCCGATTGTGTTGGATAAATTCAATCAAAAATATAATATAGAATGTGAAAAATTAAAAGAATTAAAAAATTACCTCAAAAATAGCTATAAAGAGGATAAACGCAAAGAATACCTAAACACGCTTTTAACCTTACGCGTTTGCGATCCGGCGGTGGGGAGTGGGCATTTCTTGGTTTCAGCACTCAATGAAATGGTGTGGATCGCTTATAAACTGGGGCTTATTGCTTCCTTGTATCGCCACGAGCTTAGATTAGAAAACGATGAAATCATCATTCACACGCCAACGGGTGAAGTCTTTAACTACAAAAAACCGCATAGCGAAAACGACCCCCACCACCAAATCCAAAAAGAACTTTTTAATCTTAAAAAAGACATCATTGAAAACTGCCTTTTTGGCGTGGATATTAACCCCAATTCTTGCGAAATCACCAAGCTCAGGCTATGGATAGAGCTTTTAAAATACAGCTATTATATTTTTGAAAAGGGCAAGAACACTAATGCGCTTGAAACCCTCCCCAACATTGATATTAACATTAAGTGCGGTAATTCGCTCATTTCTAGGTTTGATTTCAAACAAAGCCTAACGCATTATCCTAATATCAAGGAAAAAACTCAGCAATATAAAAAATTAGTAAAAAATTACAAAGAAGGACTTTTTGATGATAAGACAAGACTAAGCAATCAAATTAAGGACTTATTGAAAACTTTTCAAAATTTTTGCCTTAACGACAAATACAAAAAAGAGATTAAGGCTTTTGTAACACAATGCGAGGAATATAGGAAGCTTTATGGAAACTATTTTGCAAAAGATGATGCCGATTTAGGAGCATTTATTTCAGAAAATCCTTTTCCAAAGCATGAGAATATTAGTGATAATGAAGAAATCCAACAACAAGCTTATCAATATTTTCTAAAACTCAAACAAACTTATAACATGATCTATAATTTCAATAATTCTCTTGAATGGCGCTTTGAATTCCCTGAAGTGCTAGACGATGAGGGGAATTTTTTAGGCTTTGATTGCATCATAGGCAACCCGCCTTATATCCGCCAAGAACACATCAAAGACTTAAAGCCTTTATTAGAAAAGCAATACCACGATTTCTATAACAGCACCGCTGACATTTACACCTACTTTTTTGCCCTATCTTTCCACCTTTTAAAAGAAAAGGGGTTTAGCACTTTCATCACTTCCAACAAATACGCGCGCGCCAAATACGGCGCCAAATTGAGAGAATGGCTGCTCAAAAAAACCACCATCGTCAGCTACATGGAACTAAACGCCTTAAAAGTCTTTGAAAGCGCTGCAGTGGATACCAGCATCATTCATTTCATCAAACAAACGCCCCCTAAAGAGAGCGATTTTAAATATTACGAACCCACCCCAAACGATAAGGAAAATTTGAAAAACACCCCCCACATCCCCATGAAACAAAACGCGCTTTCAACAGAAAGCTTTATTTTTGCCAACGCCACGCTTTTGGATTTGAGGGACAAAATAGAGAGCATCGGCACCCCGCTTAAAGACTGGGGTATTCAAATCAATTACGGGATAAAAACCGGCTGTAACGAAGCCTTTATCATTCCCACTGAAAAAAGAGACGCAATCTTAAACGCTTGCAAGACGCAAGAAGAAAGGGAGTGCACAGAGGGGCTTATCAAACCTATTTTAAGAGGGAAAGACATTAAAAGGTATTCTTATGAGTGGGCGCATTTGTGGGTTATTTTTATACCTTGGCATTTTCCAAATACTAATAACCCAAAAAACATGGAAGAAAATGAACAAGATTTTTCTATCCATTATCCTATTATCTATGCTCACTTGCTTTCACATAAAGATAAACTTTTAAAACGCAATAAAGATGAAACCGGAAAGAGATATGAATGGTATTGCTTGCAAAGATGGGCGGCAAGCTATTATCAAGATTTTGAAAAAGAGAAAATTGTGTATCCTTGTATTATGGCTAAAGAGCCTTGTTTTGTTTATGAAGAAAAAGGATTTTATGCTCCAGCACCTGCAAATATTATTACAGGCGATAAGACAGAAATAAAATACCTTACAGCTTTACTAAACTCTAAATGCATTTATTTTGCTATGCGTAAGTTTTATATGGGAGGGGGTATTGAGGGCGAGTTAAAAACAAATAATTTAGAAAAAATACCCATTCCTAAAATCACCACCAAAAACCAAGAATTAGCCGATAAAATCACCGATTGCGCGGAGCGGATCTTAAAATTAAAAGAAAAAGACCCTAAAGCCAACACTCAAGAATTAGAAAAAGAAATTGACGCCTTAGTCTATCAGCTCTACCACCTCACCGATGAAGAGATTAAAATTATTGAAGACGGGCAATGA